A single genomic interval of Carassius carassius chromosome 24, fCarCar2.1, whole genome shotgun sequence harbors:
- the LOC132102978 gene encoding neuronal acetylcholine receptor subunit beta-2-like — MMALWTLFCILAIVKSSDGADTEERLVEHLLNPAHYNKLIRPATNGSELVTVQLMVSLAQLISVHEREQIMTTNVWLTQEWQDYRLIWNPDEFDGMKKVRLPSKHIWLPDVVLYNNADGMYEVSFYSNAVVSYDGSVFWLPPAIYKSACKIEVKHFPFDQQNCTLSFRSWTYDRTEVDLVLRADVASMDDFTPSGEWDIIALPGRRNENPSDPTYVDITYDFIIRRKPLFYTINLIIPCVLITSLAILVFYLPSDCGEKMTLCISVLLALTVFLLLISKIVPPTSLDVPLVGKYLMFTMVLVTFSIVTSVCVLNVHHRSPTTHTMPPWVKLVFLNKLPALLFMRQPRNSSERQRLRQRRRANEQQEGGRGGLAAGLMAGLGLGGSSSGSKENNEACTCYVNRASVKQFGAELGVGGGGGGSTDGLNGIREGGREAREGGSNPLQSCALPRAKPQPPTVLTQALLAQACPGFEEAVDGVRFIATHMKSEDDDRSVSEDWKYVAMVIDRLFLWIFVFVCVFGTIGMFLQPLFQNYTAKTITSTPG, encoded by the exons GCAGTGATGGGGCAGATACAGAAGAGAGACTGGTGGAGCATCTTCTTAATCCAGCCCATTACAACAAACTGATCCGTCCAGCGACTAATGGTTCAGAATTGGTGACAGTACAGTTAATGGTCTCGCTGGCACAGCTCATCAGTGTG CATGAGAGAGAACAGATCATGACCACCAATGTCTGGCTTACACAG GAGTGGCAGGACTATCGGCTAATATGGAACCCAGATGAGTTTGATGGCATGAAGAAGGTCCGTCTTCCCTCCAAACATATTTGGTTACCTGATGTTGTTCTTTACAACAA TGCTGATGGCATGTATGAGGTGTCTTTCTACTCCAATGCTGTCGTTTCCTACGATGGAAGCGTCTTCTGGTTGCCACCAGCGATCTATAAGAGTGCCTGTAAAATTGAGGTGAAGCACTTCCCTTTCGACCAGCAGAACTGCACGCTGAGTTTCCGCTCTTGGACCTATGATCGCACAGAAGTGGACCTGGTTCTGCGTGCGGATGTGGCTAGCATGGACGATTTCACACCCAGCGGCGAGTGGGATATCATTGCTCTCCCCGGCCGTCGAAACGAGAACCCCTCAGACCCAACTTATGTAGACATCACCTATGACTTCATCATCCGGCGCAAACCCCTCTTTTACACCATCAACCTCATCATACCTTGTGTCCTCATCACCTCGCTGGCCATCCTAGTGTTCTACCTTCCATCGGACTGCGGGGAGAAGATGACACTCTGCATCTCTGTGCTCCTGGCCCTCACTGTGTTCCTGCTGCTGATCTCCAAAATCGTGCCGCCCACGTCTCTTGACGTCCCTCTGGTTGGGAAGTATCTGATGTTCACCATGGTGCTTGTCACGTTCTCCATTGTGACAAGCGTGTGCGTGCTGAACGTGCATCACCGGTCACCCACCACACACACAATGCCTCCATGGGTGAAGTTGGTGTTCCTCAACAAGTTACCCGCCTTGCTCTTCATGCGGCAGCCACGCAACAGCAGCGAGCGGCAGCGTTTGCGCCAACGCCGGCGTGCCAACGAACAGCAGGAAGGTGGGAGAGGGGGTCTGGCAGCTGGGCTCATGGCAGGGCTGGGCCTGGGAGGCTCTTCATCGGGGAGCAAAGAGAACAATGAAGCGTGCACATGCTATGTAAACCGGGCCTCAGTTAAACAGTTTGGGGCAGAGTTGGGTGTTGGGGGTGGCGGAGGGGGGTCGACAGATGGACTAAATGGGATAAGGGAAGGGGGAAGAGAGGCCAGGGAAGGAGGTTCAAATCCATTGCAAAGCTGTGCTCTACCTCGGGCAAAGCCGCAGCCTCCTACGGTCCTCACCCAGGCTCTGCTGGCCCAGGCCTGCCCAGGGTTCGAAGAGGCTGTAGACGGAGTCCGCTTCATCGCAACCCACATGAAGAGCGAGGATGACGACCGTAGT GTGAGTGAGGACTGGAAGTATGTTGCCATGGTGATCGATCGTCTGTTTCTCTGgatctttgtgtttgtgtgtgtctttggAACAATCGGGATGTTCCTTCAGCCTCTGTTCCAAAACTACACAGCCAAAACTATCACCAGCACACCCGGCTGA
- the LOC132103622 gene encoding protein S100-A1-like has product MLPIASHLHQHSSLLKKQKSINHLTTRMSNILNSENASTLENAMQLMIQTFHKYSGNEGDKYTLSRQELKEMLTQELGNYLGNAQDKDAVDKVMGDLDSNNDGEVDFTEFVILVGALTVACNDFFLEYHEKDGKKAEKKE; this is encoded by the exons ATGCTGCCCATCGCCTCGCATCTTCACCAACATTCATCTCTCCTCAAGAAACAGAAGAGCATCAATCATCTAACAACAAG AATGTCTAATATTCTAAACTCAGAGAATGCCTCCACTCTGGAGAACGCCATGCAGCTGATGATCCAGACGTTCCACAAGTACTCTGGAAATGAGGGCGACAAATATACTCTTAGCAGGCAGGAACTCAAAGAGATGCTCACGCAGGAGCTGGGCAACTACCTTGGG AACGCACAGGATAAGGATGCGGTAGATAAAGTTATGGGAGACCTGGATTCAAACAACGACGGTGAGGTGGACTTCACAGAGTTCGTCATCCTCGTTGGTGCCCTCACTGTCGCCTGCAACGACTTCTTCCTCGAGTATCACGAAAAGGATGGAAAGAAGGCTGAAAAGAAAGAGTAG
- the LOC132102979 gene encoding protein S100-A16-like, producing the protein MEGAIKTVVTQFLSSARGKESLGAKNFQKLVQSQLGNILSDTDSSSAVKDMMKGLDDNQDGKVSFQEYLTLVGYLANSVSEQKAQSTAPAEQ; encoded by the exons ATGGAGGGTGCCATTAAAACAGTTGTTACGCAGTTCCTGTCTTCAGCACGAGGAAAAGAGAGCCTGGGGGCAAAGAACTTCCAAAAGTTAGTCCAGAGTCAGCTGGGAAACATCCTGAGC gACACTGACAGTTCTTCAGCAGTGAAGGACATGATGAAAGGCCTGGATGACAACCAGGACGGGAAGGTCAGTTTCCAGGAGTACCTGACGCTGGTGGGCTACCTGGCCAACTCAGTGAGTGAGCAGAAAGCACAGAGCACTGCACCCGCTGAACAATAA